The region atccccatattattacttaccctcttgctcttttgcaccccagtatcgctacttgcacatcatcatctgcacatatatcactccagtattaatgctaaattgtaattattttcgcctctatggcctatttattgcctacctgcCTACtctcctacatttgcacacactgtacatagatctttctatttttattttcttttgtgttattgactgtacatttgtttatgtgtaactctgtgttgttgtttttgtcacactgctttgctttatcttggccaggtcgcagttgtaaatgagaacttgttctcaactggcctacctggttaaataaaggtgaaataaaacatttaaaaataaacaCAAGTATGCAGAGCTGCAGTGCAGGAAGTGTCACTCTGAAGAGGGCACTGTTTCCTCACAATAATACCGTGTTGGTGAGGGTAAAGCAGGAGGATAGAGGGCCATGAAGCCAGAtggcacaaagaccagggagcacCATTTCCTTACCAGTCCAGCTAAGTCCCAGGTGGTCAGCCACGATGGCCATCCGCAGGTCTGTTCGCTCACAGGGACTCTGAGGACCTGAAGGGCAGAGAACATCTATTAATCAACACTGTTCAGTATCTTTTCTACTGACTGAAATTGGAGTACAGAGGACTCTTTCCTTTTCTGGCCAAGCGTGGAATTTTCCAAATTATATAAATTCATACTGAGTGTTTTGCAGCCTCTCCTCTGGGTTTGATATAGACATGTTTAATCAACAGGTTTACCGTGAATGTGAATTGTATTATTCAATGGGTTGGTTAGGCTGACAACACTTCAGATTTGGTTTCCAGAATGGCAAGAAAAGGCAGACTAGACACAATATGACGGACTACAGTGTGTCATTTGGACACAGATGCTCTGTGAATGTTTGTGAATAtgtatcctcaaagcaggcagtAATTGTCATAAGAACTATACAAACAAAATAAAGTAAAAACATTGGTCAAAAGTGTCATGTACTCGTAGGAGCTCTAGTGGACTCACAGTTCTTAATGGGACTACACAGTACACATGCGGACAACCTTTGTGTTTTTGCTAAGGCTAATTAGCTCAGTGACACAACCTGAACATGAAATAGAATAAACTAGAACTGCTGTTATCAGTAGCCAccctgcacagacagacagatagacagactcaGTAGCCGTCAACAGGAAACTGGCTGTGCCAGTGCACCAGTCACTACTCTGGCATGCTGAGGTCTCTGACAACTAAGGGGttggggggagaaggaggagagtctGACAAGGACAAATACAGTACATAGATGACGATGACAGAATGACGGCTACTATTTTAAGAGAATAAACACGCCACAGGCAATCAATCACAACGACTTCATGCAACTAAGGTTTTAACAAGTGTGAAAGTTTTACAAACTAGGCTTGATCTCCGCGACGGGGGGCGCCCGAGGCCCCGCAACCTGACTGCCCTCCTTCCCACCAGTCCGCCTACTCCTCCTGCTCCTTTCACTGCCGGAGGCCCTGTCGACCTTAGCTCTTACGGACAAGGCCCCGGCCTCAGCTCTCGAGCCTCTACCAGACCTCGACGAGCGGGAGGGCTGAGAGGGGGCCGACAGAGAGGTGCTCCTGGAGGTGCTGTCTTCCTCGGACTGTTCTCCCTGTGTCTTTTTCTCTTCGTCTGACAGGCGGTCGGCCAGCTTTAGCGTCTCCCCGCTAATGCCCTTAAAGTACTCGATGGTGCGTTTACAAACCTCGCTGGCGTTCTCCCTACTCGTCTCACCTGCCGAGCTAACCTGAGATCTGTTTTTAATGGAGAACCTGgagggtaactgtatagctactCTTTCCCTGCTAGACTGAGCTGTTACCTGCACTGATATTGGGGAGCTGGTTGTGCTGCTCTTTTTAATATCTTTGATTGGGATTCTAGACCTGGGCTCTACTTTGGCAATGACAGGCTCTGCTCTTCTCCTGACCTCAGCCTTGACAACCTGTTTGGGTTTTTGCTTCCCTATTGCTGTGGCTTGTGTACGAAAAGACCACCCTGGCGCTTTGACAGGCAGCCTAGACTTTTGCTGCTTCGTCTCAGCTTCCTTGATGGCTTCACTTTCTCTTTGTTCAGCCTGAACACTGCTTTCTTCTACTCTCTCTACAGAGTCACTACAGAACAAAGCTTCAATCCTACTGGCTTTCTGAAGTGTGGGTTCAGAAGACGACTGCAAATTAAACACCACACTGCCACACTGTATATAGTTAGCCTGCACGCTTGAGGACTCaaggttattgttgttattgcagTTCTCTGCAGGGTAATCTCTTCTTTCTGACAGCTTTGGATCTGTGTATCCGCTAGACTGACTCTCCACTGACTGGTTTTCCAAGTTAATGTACTCTGCCATCTGACTTTCTGCCATCTCTGCCTTACATTCTTTGAGATCCCCAGAGTCTTTTTTCACTGTAATGGAGACGGCTATTCCCATCTTAATGGGGGTGCGTAATTTGGGGTCAACTTTAGAGGCCGTAATCGTGCATGAGGATGTGATCTCGGCTACAGTGACACCAGAAGGCGCATCGCTACAGCCAGTGCCAGTCTGTGCAGGGCTGCACTTTGCTGATGTGCTGCTGTCTGTGGCAGTCTCTAccttcaccccttcacccctctccCCTGTTTTTGACTGAGAGGTAACTACCCCCGGActcttaccccctctccccttgtCCCCTGATTTCCCATCAGAGGAATGCTCACCAATCTGGAAAAATTGAAGTCTCTCTTCAACAAAGTCCCGCTTGCTCATGTCAATTGCACCACTGCGCGTCATCTCAAACATCTTCCCCTCGTGGAAGGGGAAAGGGTTAGGCTCGCTAGTCGGTGTGCTCTCATCAGTCGGGGTTCTAGCAGGGGTAGTGTCTGGAGTGGTGGCTTGCGACTTGTCATCCACAGACAAACCGAAAGGCTTGGGATCTTCTTCTTTCGCTTTGGCATCAAAAACTCCTTCTCCCCCTTTGCTTGACCAGGGGTCAAAGTCTAAGCCTTTCGTGGCGACAGTTTTGAAGGTAGAGTTTAACTCCTCTTCGAGTTGATAGCCAAAGAAGTTATCTGCAAAGCCTTGTCTATCGCCCTGTCTATCTGGATGTCTTCCCTCGAGAGTGTAGTCTTTTTCATCTCCAATGTTTTGATCTGAGTTTGCTTTCCCATTATCCCCTCCATCCTCACTTGGTGTTTTCTCCTCCTCTATGACTTCAAGCTTTGATTGACTAAAGGAACGATCACATGTCTTGCCGTCATTGGACAGGCTGGATGTCTTAGGGTCTTGTTCACTCAACCCATCATCCTCATCTTGAAGGTCATAGCCATCGAGAGAGTCTATTTCAGTAGCATCTGTGTCATGAGAGAACTCAGTTGTGGCAATGGAGCAGTCTGTGATTGACTGGTCATTTTGCTCCAAGTCTTCCTCCTCTGCTTTTACAACGCCATTAGTACCTGACTCCTTGTTGTTTCCGTTCCTCTCAGGCTTTTTGGGTTTCAGAcgcttctctccttcctccttctccttcatCTTGAAGGTGTACTTTTTGTTGGGGATGGGATGGAAGATAGACTCATCATCGCTAGAGTTACTGTCATCTGCTCCAGGGGGAACTGGAGACGGAGGCTGAACCCTGATGATGGGCTCTGCAAGGAGGTGCTGATCATGCTCCTCTTGGAGGTtcacctccatcatctctgtcTCAGCCTCTGAGGAGGCACAAGACCCCCTCTTCTCAGGGTCCGAATGCTCAGCCTCTAAAGGCGGAGGTGGGGGAAACTCAATGTAAGCGACTCGTTTCTCTTTGGGTCGTTTCAATGTTTCCTGGTTTCTGTTGGAGGGTTCTGATGAGGCAGGCTTGGTTTTCTGTGGCAGAGACTCCGTGTAGATGAAGGTCTTTCCTTCGTCTTCCTCAGACTCCTCTGCTATTGGACTGGGCATGCTGGGCATATATCCAATCACGGAATCTGTCTTTCTGGAGGCAAGGCTCACCTCCTCAGAGCTTGGTGTCTCAGGAGTAACAGGACTCTTGCCAGAGCTGTCCATGAAAGTTACTTGCTCTAAAGTGTCATCCTCTGGGCTGCCTTGAGGAGATGGGGGCTGTTTTTGTTTGACAGTATAAAATGCTCCCCGTGTCTCGTGCACTGTTCGGCTCTCGTGACTCACTATTTTTTGGTACGTTCCCAGCAGCCCAGTTGTTTCTTTTTCATATTGCTTGCCCACTTGGATGCTTACATAAACTGGCAATGGTTTGATGTCTTTGAAACCCTCAGTGACAACTACAGGGGTTATGTTTTCCAAGTATTCTACTTGGTCGCTATCTATACCATTACATACTACAGTTGACTGACTACTATCATAAGAATCTGAGGATTTTTCTACTGATGAGTCGTTTGTAGATTTGTTGGCTTCAGAGCTGCCATGTAACCGATTTCTAGCTAAAGTAGGTATTTGTGATCCTGCCCTTTCACATAGTTTAACAGAGGTATCTAACTTTAATGATGTGGATTGATGATTCTCTGAGAAACTACATGGCATTCTAACAGGAATTTGCGATTCCGAGTTTTTTTTTAGACTACCGGTACGTACATCACTACTATTTGGGTTTTCTCGAACCACAAGCTCTGTGTAAATAGTTTTCTTGGTTGTCTCTTCTTTACTGGTTATTCCATCTCTAAAGCCCTGCAGTTGTCTTTGTGAATTTCTGTCATTGCCATGCGCATCTTGAACTAACGTGTGAGCTAGTTTTGACACTTGCGGTTTATAGTTTCCATTTCCATGACATTCCCAAGTTTTGAAGGACTTTTTTTCTTCCTGTTCATTTCCGTTTGTGTCGTGTTTAGGAGATGAGCATATATACCTATTAGCACTGGGGCTTGGTCCACTAGATCCTCTAACCTCACTTTCTATAACTTTCCTGGTACTTCCTGGACTGTCTGGTGATTTGGGGATATTTGAGCCAGCAAAGACTTGATACACAGGCAGCGTACTTTCCTGGAGTTTTCTTACTGGGGCATTTGATGTTTGTCCCCATTGTGGACCCTTTTCTTGCTTCTGAGCCTCTTGTTCAAATTTTAGCCTAACAGCGCTGACTTTGGAGcatgacatttgaaatggttTAGAAGCGTCACCTGCATTGCCCTGTGAAGTGCCATCACCTGGTTTTCTATTgtcatcattatactgtagcagcACTCTCCTCTCTGGGCTGCTCGGTAAACTAGCACATTTTCTATCACTAGAGCCAAATCTGTCCCTGAAACGTTCTCTACATTCCTCACCACTGCTCCCATTCTTATAGGTTGATCTTTCAGGACTGCTGTGCGTAGAGCTAGGCCCAGATCGTGTTTCCCTAAAGTCTGACCTGCGGGACTTCTTCTCAGGGGATGAGAGCTCATCATTCAGTTTCTCCGTCTTATCACGAAAAAACTGAGAGACTTCACTAAGCTTTTCCTCTGCTTCCTTAACAGTTCTGTCTACTCTGTCTTCATATATTAGCTTTTCTCTATTCTGGCTCTGTCTGTCATCAGTGACACGCATCCAAACAGAGTGCTTTGGGCTACCAGGTTCGGAGGAATACTGCAATAATGTTAGTTTGTCAAAGTTATCATCTACATTGGCATTTTCACCTGATTTGTCAATGTTTGATGACCTCAAAATATATTCTTGCCTTGATCCACTAGACCGTTCCTGACTATAACTACTCCTATCTGGGGAGTGAAAATGAGACCTGTCCCTCAAATACTCCTCGGTGTCAGAGTGAGAAGAGTCTGGTTTCTCAGAGAGAAGCATTTTGTCTGCAAAGTTGTAGGACTCCCCTCTGAGTTCTGATGATTCATCATCATTATATTCCACTGACTGCTGGCTGAGAAGCTTCAGGGCTTTGTACGAGTCATCTGCCATGAGCTGTGCAGAGCTTGGACGACTGTCGTCTTCCTGTGACATGGGCGTGTTTACTCTGGAAGACTCTAGGTAACAGGGGAGCGATTCTTcaggctcctcctctccctgtcgcGACAGTCCGCTGTTCCCTTGGTAGAAGTACATCTCCTTCTCTGGGGCATTTTTTGTTTCCCGGATGATGACCTCAGTTGGTTCAGTTTTGTTGCCCTTTTCAATGTGAACCTCGATTATTCTTTCAACCTTGGGCTTTGAGTTTATATCCCTCTGCGATGTGTCATCATTGCCGGCCCTGTGCTCAAACAGTCCAGCAAGTTCTCTGGAGGGATCCCTGCCTGACTGGAAAGCTTTCATGATATCATGCACTGACATTGATTCTTCCATCCTCTCGGATGCATTCtctttactctggggtttgtggtacacCATTCGGGTGGTAGTCGTGATGTGGGTCTCTTCCTTCACACGCATGCTCTTGCCCATTGAGTCATCGTCTGGGCTGATTTTCATCTGAAATGATTTTGTTTGGTCCACATTGGATGCATTCAGAACTTTGGGTTCTGCATCAGTGTATCGAACTGCCCTTGTATCCTCCATCATTGGTTGCTTGTTATCTTCAGGAGACTCATAACTCCTAATAACACGAACAACCTCAGTCCTTGTCTCAGTGATTACTGGTGGAATATCCTGGAAAAGTGCCTTGGGTCCCATGCCTTCTGCACTCTGTGGGGCAGAGGGTGTCCTTTCACTCCTCGTCTCAAAGCCACTGTCTGAGAGGGGACTCTTGTCCTGGTCATGTGAGATGTCATCTGGAGATTCTAACATGGCATCAGGCCCAAATAGCACATCTGCTAGTTTACAGAGCTCCTTTTCTGAGGCAGAGGACCGCATGTTTGCGGGTGGCATTTTCAGCTTGTGCTCAGGTTTAAGCATTCGTTtttgtttctcctctccttcccttctaACCTCATCGGATTTATGCTTTGCATCTGCAGTTTTTGAGATAGAGCCACTGTCAATGTCATTTGTCAAGTAGTCTACTACCTTCAATAGATTAAAATCTCTGTCTGGTATAGTCTTAGTTTTGATTTGAGGAACCACTGTCTCATATCTTGGTGGATAACTCCAGTTGCTTGGCTGGGGATCCACTGGTGCTTGTTTAGAGCACTGTGCCTCATCGGTTTTATTCATTTTAATAGCCGTCTTGCTATCCTTGACCGTATCCTTGGTCAGTATCTCACTAACTTTGACCAGGTCCTGTTTGACTTTCTCTACAATTCTGCAAGGCTCCTCGTCCTCTATTTTAGCCTCTTTGGGAGAGTCAGACTGGAAACCTTTGGAGGCTGAACTTGGTTCTGTTTGCAAGATGTTAGACATCCGTATCAAGTCCTCTTTCATTTCTGCCACGTCCTTCAGTATCTCTTGGCTGGAGGACAGCGGGGATGAGGTGGTGGATTTCAGGGCAGTCGGGGGCATAAATAAGGGGGATTTGACAGGTGACAGAGTTCTGGCAAAGGAAGACTGGGCTGAGTTTGTCTCAGCAGGCATAGTTTTTCGAGAGGACGAGAGGGCAGCAGCTGGCGTTGACACTTCAGGGAGCTTTTTAAATTGGGGCTCTGGCAACACATTTATAACCGAATACACTGGGACCGTCATGGTGCCAGATGTGACAGTGGTGGTAGAGTTCGGTGGGGACCTTAGAGTGGCATATAGGGAACTAGAGGCTGAGGATCTTATGGATTGGTAAGATGATGACGCTGAGGAGGACATGGACTTCAGAGTGCCATATCCAGAGGCAGAGCAGGAATTGAAAGTCTTTTCAACCTCGTCAAAGGCTGCATTTACGCTTGTCGTTGCTGCATTGGTGGTTGCCTGTATCCTCTCCTGTAAGCTGCTGGAGAGTAGGGACGTGGGCGAGGAGGAGCGGTACTTTGTAGGGGATACTGTTCCATTGATCAGAGCTGCAGCACTAGGAGGTGTGTTGGATTTAATTGGTGAGGAAAGGGAGGAAAATAGACTTAAGGGGTCTGCATTGGACCGGACAGAGGAGAGGCCAGGAACAGTTTTTATAGGAGAGGACGATGCTGTGGTGCCCACCATGACACCCTTGAATGGCAGAGTTGAACTGTACATGTTCAGTGAGGATTTGGGGGAAGCAGGTGGGCTCATGGCGATTGATGACCTCTCTAGCAGACACCCCACACCAGTGCTGATGGGAGAGGTTCTAGAAGACAATGCTGCCAGTCCCTTGATGGAAACGGGGTCTGGAACGCTTCTGACTGGCGATGACAGGAGACTGGGGGTGACCTGAACTGGGTACTGGGTCTGCTGAACTACAGTCTTAATTGGGGATGAAATTGTCCTGTACGACCTGATGGGGGATGCTACGTCGCTGACTGACTTGATGGAATGGGCCGGTGAGCAGCCTATGTTGGACTTGATGGGGGATGCCGAGGTGATGGACCACACGGACTTCAGTGGAGAGGCATTGGGCGTGTTGGACGATGAACTGGAGTGGGAACCGAACCCAGACTTGGCTTGCTCAGGGACGGAGACAGGAACAGCCGACCACGCCTGATAAGATCTCGTTGAAAAGACAGGTTTGTAAGCGTAGCCAGTAGGCTGTGTTCTCTGCGAGCTCCGATCAGTTGTTTCTTGAATAACCAAACCAAAGATTGAACATAAATTCAACaaaaaataattgaaataataaaacaGGAAAACCAGAGAGAGAAAGTTGGCGTCAGTAGGCCAATATTAATCAAAGCAGTAAGAATAATACAATGGTGAATTTATGCAATGTCAATTACTATCTAAACAAAGGTTGGATGAAAAGTGATTGTTTGAGGTCAATGATCTGTCATAAATAGAAAAGATACAAGATAACACATGATGAAGCATATGAGGCAACGAAATGCTTGAGGTAGCTAACAGTGGAGAAGAAAATATTAGAAATGtaccaagacaacaacaacaaccactctAACCATGTGTGACTTTCGATGTGCTTTGTCTGTTTGCCTTTTTGCTACAGTGCCTTTTATATACTTGGTGCCCTTCATGATCATATGTTTTCAATGCCAAAAATGATCCCACAATCCTTTTGGTAGATTATTGGTGCAATAACTGTCTCAAGGGTTCACTTATTGATTGGTTCACACAAAATGAAAGAAGGCCCTGAACAATCGCAAAGCCCATAAGAGTGAGGTGTTCTTCAAAAGAATGAAAAAGATACAAGAGAATAATTTAATTTGACACAGGGTTCAAAATCTATTTCAAAAATAATAAATTAACATTTGGATGTTGCAATGCCAGTTGTTTTCCCACAAATGTGATGAGACAACAAAAAACAGGAAAATAAATTTCACAAAATGGAGAGGGTCTGCAAAGTATAAGACACAGTAAACCATGCAAGTGTTGTCGTGGATGGATATGAATCATGACGTCTATGATGACAGTATGGAAAGTGCTCATAATTCTACACTATGGATGTATGGATATATCATAAAGGCAATATCTTACACTGCATATGAAGTTGTACAACGTTTCTGAAAGTAAAGATGTTAAACTCACTCGCTGCAGGGTCGGTCAGATAGCTGTAGCGCTTACGCAAAGCTAAGGAGGCAAAGGTATGACGTCGGTCTGGTTTTTCAgtctgcaacaacaaaaacaacaaaatatgtTTTAACATAAAATGTAGATTGGATTTAAAGGCCAAAAAGGTATCTTCCCTTTTTTCACACTACTGCCAGAATTTCTcccattttgtggttttgaaatAAAATCAAGATGATGCATTTAGATTTTCTGAAGTCCATGTTGTTGAGATAGTAGGCACTGTAGGTGATTGTGTTGTAAGTCACCTTCGGCTGATGACTCAAATATCCATGCTTTCCTCTGATTGGATAGATTAAGTGTTACATTGGTGGTGCGATTTAAAGTGTATTTATCTGTCTAATTTTGAAGAAACACATGCAATATGTGATTATTAGATTTGGAGAACTCTGGTGAGATGTCCACAAGCTGACACTGAGAATGCACCTGATCTCTAAAATAAATGATTTAAAGAGGACTCACTCCATTAGTCATGGATGAATGTTCTTTTGAGATCATGAGATGTAATGTAAATGAAGGAAAACACTCTGAGATATAGCTATAAAACATGAAACATTCATGTCATCTTTTGCTGACTAGGTTATGTTGACTTTTCCTCATGCAACGAATAACTCATTGGTCTTGTATAGGTGTGAACAAAACATTGGCAGAAGATGGCTGAAACCACAACTAAGCTAGAGTACTATGCACTACAGCGGGGTTTATCCTCTTCTATCTGCcattccgaaagcactgtatgtcACGCTCTCTGAAAATAGTGTGGAGGGATGGTGTTTCCTACTAGCCTACCTACTGAACACATATGGAAAGAAAGATATGGAAAATAAGCCAGGGTGTGGTACACAAATTGCTCCACTTGGCTTGGGATGAGGACAATAATAATGAAA is a window of Salmo salar chromosome ssa18, Ssal_v3.1, whole genome shotgun sequence DNA encoding:
- the LOC106577144 gene encoding ankyrin-3 isoform X7, whose translation is MAHAASALKKNRDVDVNAIEDEKEKKRRIKKLASREQKRKSDSNASYLRAARAGNLEKALDYLKSGVEINICNQNGLNALHLASKEGHVEVVAELLKLEANVDAATKKGNTALHIASLAGQTEVVKELVTNGANVNAQSQNGFTPLYMAAQENHIEVVRFLLEHNSSQSMATEDGFTPLAVALQQGHDQVVSLLLENDTKGKVRLPALHIAARKDDTKAAALLLQNDRNADVESKMMVNKTTESGFTPLHIAAHYGNINVATLLLNRGGAVDFMARNDITPLHVASKRGNSNMVKLLLDRGSKIDAKTKDGLTPLHCGARSGHEQVVEILLDRGAPILSKTKNGLSPLHMATQGDHINCVQLLLQNDVPVDDVTNDYLTALHVAAHCGHYKVAKLIVDKKANPNAKALNGFTPLHIACKKNRAKVMELLLKHGASIQAVTESGLTPIHVAAFMGHENIVNSLTHHGASPNTTNVRGETALHMAARAGQADVVRYLLQNGAKVETKAKDDQTALHISSRLGKADIVQQLLQRGASANAATTSGYTPLHLAAREGHEDVAAMLLDQGASLSASTKKGFSPLHVAAKYGKMEVASLLLQKRAAPDAAGKSGLTPLHVAAHYDNQRVALLLLDQGASPHAAAKNGYTPLHIAAKKNQMDIGTTLLEYGADTNAVTRQGISPVHLAAQEGSVDLVSLLLTKNASVNMGNKSGLTPLHLAAQEDKVNVAEVLLNQGADVDPSTKMGYTPLHVACHYGNVKMADFLIQNQARVDDKTKNGYTPLHQAAQQGHTHIINLLLQHGASANQLTVNGSTALSIACRLGYISVVDTLRPVTDENLTSVTATEKHKMNIPETMNEFLDMSDDEAKANAPEILNDDCISDVDEGEDAMTGDTDKYLRPQDLKELGDDSLPQEGYMGFSIGVRSASLRSFSSDRSNTLNRSSYARDSMMIEEILAPTKDTLQSVFKDLSYLIDPLNKHLAVTRDYDAECLRRYSWTPDTIDHSNTVSSPIHSGFLVSFMVDARGGSMRGSRSNGMRIIIPPRKCTAPTRITCRLAKRHKLAYPPPMVEGEGLVSRLVEVGPAGAQFLGPVIVEIPHFGSMRGKERELIVLRSDNGDTWKEHQYDCHPSDITDILNGMDEELDSNAELEKKRICRIITRDFPQYFAVVSRIKQESNHMGPEGGTLTSLTMPMVQASFPQGALTKKIRVGLQAQPVPDDMVRNLLGNRATFSPIVTVEPRRRKFHKPITMTIPVPPRSAEGHPIGPRGDSTPCLRLLCSITGGTSPAQWEDITGTTPLSFVTDCVSFTTNVSARFWLADCHQIPETVGLASQLYRELICVPYLAKFVVFAKMNDPVESRLRCFCMTDDKVDKTLEQQENFEEVARSKDIEVLEGKPIHVDCYGNLSPLIKSGQQLIFNFFSFKENRLPFNVKVRDMGQEPCGRLSFLKEPKTTKGLPQTAICNLNITLPTHKKDMMESDPDDETEKPDRRHTFASLALRKRYSYLTDPAAKTTDRSSQRTQPTGYAYKPVFSTRSYQAWSAVPVSVPEQAKSGFGSHSSSSSNTPNASPLKSVWSITSASPIKSNIGCSPAHSIKSVSDVASPIRSYRTISSPIKTVVQQTQYPVQVTPSLLSSPVRSVPDPVSIKGLAALSSRTSPISTGVGCLLERSSIAMSPPASPKSSLNMYSSTLPFKGVMVGTTASSSPIKTVPGLSSVRSNADPLSLFSSLSSPIKSNTPPSAAALINGTVSPTKYRSSSPTSLLSSSLQERIQATTNAATTSVNAAFDEVEKTFNSCSASGYGTLKSMSSSASSSYQSIRSSASSSLYATLRSPPNSTTTVTSGTMTVPVYSVINVLPEPQFKKLPEVSTPAAALSSSRKTMPAETNSAQSSFARTLSPVKSPLFMPPTALKSTTSSPLSSSQEILKDVAEMKEDLIRMSNILQTEPSSASKGFQSDSPKEAKIEDEEPCRIVEKVKQDLVKVSEILTKDTVKDSKTAIKMNKTDEAQCSKQAPVDPQPSNWSYPPRYETVVPQIKTKTIPDRDFNLLKVVDYLTNDIDSGSISKTADAKHKSDEVRREGEEKQKRMLKPEHKLKMPPANMRSSASEKELCKLADVLFGPDAMLESPDDISHDQDKSPLSDSGFETRSERTPSAPQSAEGMGPKALFQDIPPVITETRTEVVRVIRSYESPEDNKQPMMEDTRAVRYTDAEPKVLNASNVDQTKSFQMKISPDDDSMGKSMRVKEETHITTTTRMVYHKPQSKENASERMEESMSVHDIMKAFQSGRDPSRELAGLFEHRAGNDDTSQRDINSKPKVERIIEVHIEKGNKTEPTEVIIRETKNAPEKEMYFYQGNSGLSRQGEEEPEESLPCYLESSRVNTPMSQEDDSRPSSAQLMADDSYKALKLLSQQSVEYNDDESSELRGESYNFADKMLLSEKPDSSHSDTEEYLRDRSHFHSPDRSSYSQERSSGSRQEYILRSSNIDKSGENANVDDNFDKLTLLQYSSEPGSPKHSVWMRVTDDRQSQNREKLIYEDRVDRTVKEAEEKLSEVSQFFRDKTEKLNDELSSPEKKSRRSDFRETRSGPSSTHSSPERSTYKNGSSGEECRERFRDRFGSSDRKCASLPSSPERRVLLQYNDDNRKPGDGTSQGNAGDASKPFQMSCSKVSAVRLKFEQEAQKQEKGPQWGQTSNAPVRKLQESTLPVYQVFAGSNIPKSPDSPGSTRKVIESEVRGSSGPSPSANRYICSSPKHDTNGNEQEEKKSFKTWECHGNGNYKPQVSKLAHTLVQDAHGNDRNSQRQLQGFRDGITSKEETTKKTIYTELVVRENPNSSDVRTGSLKKNSESQIPVRMPCSFSENHQSTSLKLDTSVKLCERAGSQIPTLARNRLHGSSEANKSTNDSSVEKSSDSYDSSQSTVVCNGIDSDQVEYLENITPVVVTEGFKDIKPLPVYVSIQVGKQYEKETTGLLGTYQKIVSHESRTVHETRGAFYTVKQKQPPSPQGSPEDDTLEQVTFMDSSGKSPVTPETPSSEEVSLASRKTDSVIGYMPSMPSPIAEESEEDEGKTFIYTESLPQKTKPASSEPSNRNQETLKRPKEKRVAYIEFPPPPPLEAEHSDPEKRGSCASSEAETEMMEVNLQEEHDQHLLAEPIIRVQPPSPVPPGADDSNSSDDESIFHPIPNKKYTFKMKEKEEGEKRLKPKKPERNGNNKESGTNGVVKAEEEDLEQNDQSITDCSIATTEFSHDTDATEIDSLDGYDLQDEDDGLSEQDPKTSSLSNDGKTCDRSFSQSKLEVIEEEKTPSEDGGDNGKANSDQNIGDEKDYTLEGRHPDRQGDRQGFADNFFGYQLEEELNSTFKTVATKGLDFDPWSSKGGEGVFDAKAKEEDPKPFGLSVDDKSQATTPDTTPARTPTDESTPTSEPNPFPFHEGKMFEMTRSGAIDMSKRDFVEERLQFFQIGEHSSDGKSGDKGRGGKSPGVVTSQSKTGERGEGVKVETATDSSTSAKCSPAQTGTGCSDAPSGVTVAEITSSCTITASKVDPKLRTPIKMGIAVSITVKKDSGDLKECKAEMAESQMAEYINLENQSVESQSSGYTDPKLSERRDYPAENCNNNNNLESSSVQANYIQCGSVVFNLQSSSEPTLQKASRIEALFCSDSVERVEESSVQAEQRESEAIKEAETKQQKSRLPVKAPGWSFRTQATAIGKQKPKQVVKAEVRRRAEPVIAKVEPRSRIPIKDIKKSSTTSSPISVQVTAQSSRERVAIQLPSRFSIKNRSQVSSAGETSRENASEVCKRTIEYFKGISGETLKLADRLSDEEKKTQGEQSEEDSTSRSTSLSAPSQPSRSSRSGRGSRAEAGALSVRAKVDRASGSERSRRSRRTGGKEGSQVAGPRAPPVAEIKPSPQSPCERTDLRMAIVADHLGLSWTELAREMDFSVDEINHIRVENPNSLTAQSFMLLKKWVSRDGKNATTDALTGVLTKVNRMDIVTLLEGPIFDYGNISGTRSFADDNAVYLDQADDYHSILAELQSPVQLHSDPPFTELHSEPPTLTIDPTPVQLHPHPPTLILTQSEPWNDHMEPSVDPDTSTRTTLRPWELSLSIHTLHLDPTAATNTGMAEGDQVLMVQVEEEKKEVDISLQHQEDSRQTGASAVVAEGEAEEEAEEVVKGGGEEGVEVGEMAEEGDKVVEAKIGAKVVEGGKVAEEGAKVRVEGGKVEWAKVRVEGAKAVENGAEVVEEGGAYLSPQAWAEALGEQGVSGSTEEEDGDEDEKTEDKLKSLLEDIHLEEGSEEEDEEMTEARVQEIVSQVQQAEKDVCSLPGWHSDTSSVNVEPPTPGRSVSSDLLDRQENSQENSSDSITSSSRGEPARSRHNGDNTELPPQDGSLPVSQDSANGRTGRGKEEGTLVSERKVQQHFSESGSDEERTVTTRVFRRRVILKGEQAKNIPGESVTEEQFTDEDGNIITRKVIRKVIRRVSTPTPDDQGGDRGSWDRGDPWPCPFLLEEELEQGDGAKSRKEERSGEKKLQS